In the genome of Spirochaetaceae bacterium, the window AGACACCCTGAATGTGCCGTCGAACATCTAACCCCGTCAAACATACAGACAAGCGTAGCGACCGGAGTCGAACCCCTCTCGCGTGCCGGAACGGCAGGACCTGGTGTTCATAGCGCAACCCCTTGGCTGGGCTGCTCGGACGCGGGCCGCATCAGGTTCCGGTGCTCGCGCATCCTGTAGCTGTTGCCGCGGATGTTGACGATGTGGCAGTGGTGCAGCAGCCGGTCGATGAGGGCGGCGGCCATGACCTCGTCACCGAGGACGCCGCCCCAGTCCTCGAAGCCCTTGTTGGAGGTGAGCACGGTGGAGGCTCGTTCGTGGCGGGCGTTGATGAGCTGGAAGAAGAGCACGGCGCCGTCCTGGGTGACGGGCAGGTAGCCGATCTCGTCCACCACAAGCAATGCGGGATGGGTGAGGACCCGCAGCCGACGGGAGAGATCGCCGGCGGCCTTGGCGTCCATGAGCGATTCGATCAGTCCCGCCAGGGTACCGTAGTAGACGCGACGGCCGGACTCGGCGGCGGCGACGGCCAGGCTGATGGCCAGATGCGTTTTCCCGACTCCTGGCGGACCCGCCACATACTGCCCGCTATCACGGTCGCGAGATAACGATTCGCTACCCGTTCCATCCCTGTGCCGGCGAGACCGTGGAGGTCGTCCGGCGCCACCGATTCCGCGGCACGAGCGTGTTCGTTGTCAGGCAGCCCGACGGAACGCTCGCGCAGATCCCGACATGGATGTGCGCCACCGAAGCGGGCAAGATGTCGGTGACGAAGTCCCCACGCCTTCCACTGGCCGATCTGCGCACGCTTCGCATTACCGTCGACGCCCTTCTATCATCGCTCTCCAAACCCAACGAAGGAGAGCCACATGGGCAAGAACGGGATTCGTCGTCAGAGAGATCTGCTGAAGCTGTTGGAGCCAGGGCCGGTGCTCGCACCGGAGGTGCTCAAGTCGGTAGTGCCGCTGCTGGCGACGCTGCTGCTGGAATCGGTGGAAGCCGAGGCGCAACGCGCCGCGGAAGAGGTGACGGAGGAGGCAAGGGATGATGGATAGGATCTCGTCTGACCATCTATCTCGCCAAGCAGTTGTCTACATCCGTCAATCCACTCCGGACCAGTTGAGACACCATCACGAGAGCCGGCGCCG includes:
- a CDS encoding ATP-binding protein; this translates as MAGPPGVGKTHLAISLAVAAAESGRRVYYGTLAGLIESLMDAKAAGDLSRRLRVLTHPALLVVDEIGYLPVTQDGAVLFFQLINARHERASTVLTSNKGFEDWGGVLGDEVMAAALIDRLLHHCHIVNIRGNSYRMREHRNLMRPASEQPSQGVAL